TTGCAGGAATATTTCAGTCGCATTATGCAAAAACTCAAGGAAATCGACTATGAGAAGAACAAAAATAAGAAGAAAAAAGGGGGCAAGAAAAAACCCAATATCCGGACGCCTTTTTAATTGAAGCCTGTTCTGCGGTATTCTCCCGATAGTTTGCGGGGCAGTATCGCAGGGCTTGATCCCACCAAACCCATTCATCAGGGCGATCGCCTGCCGTAGTTATTTCAGAAAACGGTTTGAGTGATACCCTATTGTTTAATATCCTTAAGTTTTCAGGACAATTCTGCTTGTGCCCAAAGCTGGCATTATCTACAACGACATCAAGCCCATTGCCTGCCAAGTCGCCCAGGAACTCACCAAAACCTTGAGGAATAATGGGTGGGATGTATTTACGGCCACTGGGTTTGGGGGACTATTAGGTTATGCAGAATGTCCTCCCCCCTGCGAAACAGGCCACCAGCGGCCGGTTTGTCATACCAAAATTGAACAATTAGTGCCCCCCAATTTCGACGAAAATATGATGTTCGCCGTCGTTCTGGGTGGTGATGGCACCGTATTATCAGCGGCGCGCCAGGTGGCCCCAAAGGGCATCCCTCTGCTCACTGTGAATACGGGCCATTTGGGGTTTTTGACAGAAATGTATCTCCAGCATCTCGATGAGGCGATCGCCCAACTCCTGGCCGGGGAATACGAAATTGAAGACCGTTCGATGATCACCGTGCAACTGTTCCGGGACGAAGAACTCCTGTGGGAAGCCCTCAGCCTCAATGAAATGGTTCTCCATCGGGAACCTTTAGCCGGGATGTGTCATTTTGAAATCCAAATTGGTCGCCATGTCCCTGTTGATATTGCCGCTGATGGAATCATCATCTCCACCCCCACAGGCTCCACAGCCTATTCCCTTAGTGCGGGCGGCCCCGTGGTGACCCCCGATGTACCCGTATTTCAATTGGCGCCCATTTGCCCCCATTCCCTCGCTTCCCGGGCCTTAGTTTTTTCAGACCGAGAACCCGTAAATATTTTTCCTGCCACTTCCCACCGTTTGGTACTCGTCGTGGATGGCAACGGCGGTGCCTATGTTCTGCCAGAAGACCGGGTTCACCTGGAGCGATCGCCTTATAATGCTCGCTTTGTCCGCCTCCAACGGCCCGAATTTTTCCGCATTCTACGCGAAAAACTCGGTTGGGGACTGCCCCATGTGGCCAAGCCTACCTCCCGCAAGCTCCCCTGAGACTAGGGACCTAGAAGCAAAGATTCATGAAAAAATTTTCTCCCCCCAAAGGAGTCTCCCTAAAATCAAGAGGGCTCACTCCCCCATCTTGATTTCTCCTTTATTCCGATTATTTTGTTCAGACGATTTCGATAGCGTGATATGCCCCAAAGCCAATACACTGCCGATGGTTTAGCCTATGTTCTCCTTGTGGGGACAGAGCCAGGACTGACACAACGGGTCACCCTAGATCTGGCGGACCGTGGCTATCAAACCGTTGCCGTTGAAACCCTGGAACAAGCACACCAACGCTTTCAGCAGTTGACCCCGGCCATGGTCATTGTGGACTATCCAATGTTGGGACAGCGGGGTGTAGAGCTATGCCGTGCCCTCCGGAAAACTCAGTTTGTCCAGCCTATTTTATTCTTAGTTACCCAAGATAGTGTAGAAGAACGGGTTGTCTGCCTAGAGGCAGGAGCTGATGATTATCTACTACAGCCTTACCAACAGGATAGTTTTTTACGACTCCTCGATATTTATCTCGAACCCCAGACGGGACAGCGAGAACAGCTCTTTTTTGGCGATTTAATCCTTGACCTCAATACTCGCCAGGTGTGGCGATCGCCCAACCAGGGCAGTGAAACCCCCAGGCCCATTGAGCTAACCGTCAAAGAATTTGAACTGTTGAAATATCTGATGTCTCATCCCCAACAGGTTTTGACCCGGGAGCAAATCCTCGAAAATGTGTGGGGAAATGAGTTTCAAGGGGAATCAAACGTCATTGAAGTCTATATTCGTTACCTACGCCTCAAAATTGAAGTAAAAGGGCAAAAGCGGCTGATTCAAACGGTGCGGGGCGTAGGTTATGTTCTCAAAAAAGACACCTAAGCAACTTCTTCCGCCTCAAATAGGTCTCGCCTTTTAAAATACCCTTAATCATTTCAGCGGTACGATTATGTCCTTGTCTGCACGTTTTTTGTTTGCCCTCGGCGGGGTTGTTCTAGTGGGCTGTGCACCCATCACCGCAGATAACCCTGAGGTAACAACGACTGGTCCGACTGACACTCCGACTGCAATTGTCGCCGATGAGCCTTCAGATCCTGATTTTCAAGGGCAAATTTTACCGATTACGGCAACGGCCCAGGTGGTTGGCCGCGATCAAACATTTGCTCTAGAGGTGGCAAAAACACCTGAGCAACAAGCCCTCGGCCTAATGTTTCGGGAATTTTTGCCCGATGACCGGGGAATGTTATTTGAATTTAATCCGCCCCGGCCCGTGAGTTTCTGGATGAAAAATTGCCTCATCAATCTGGATATGATCTTTCTGCGGGATGGCGTGATTCAGGCGATCGCCCATGATGTGCCCCCCTGCGAAACTGAACCTTGCCCAAGCTATGGCCCGCCCCGAAACGTCAACATTGACCAAGTGATCGAAATTCGGGGAGGACTCGCCGCAGAAATTGGCCTCAGCGAAGGGGATCAAATTACTGTTACCCACCAGGAAAATTAGGGAAAGTGTGCGTGGGCTGAACATCAGTCCTAGAATGGCCTTGGAGCCTTAATGTCGCCCTTGGTAGTCCATGTCCTATAGCCCACGCATCCAAGATATCCCCGCCAGCGAACGACCGCGTGAAAGACTCGTCACCATGGGGGCGAAATATTTATCCAATGCAGAATTGATCGCCATCTTGATCAGCACAGGCGATCGCCACCAAAATCTTTCTGCGGTCGGTCTTGCCCAAAAAATACTTCAAACCTTCAGCGAGGGGAAACGGGATCCCTTTGATGGGCTGCGTAATACCACTCCCCAAGAACTCATCCGTATTCCAGGCGTTGGCACGGCCAAAGCCGCGCAAATTTTAGCTGGCATCGAACTCGGTAAACGGATTTTTCAGGCCAAGCCCAGCGAAAAAATCATTGTCGATACTCCCGAAGCAGCGGCGATCGCCCTCAGTAATGATCTTATGTGGCAAGAGCAAGAACGTTTTGCTGTTCTTTGCCTCGACGTGAAAAAT
The nucleotide sequence above comes from [Synechococcus] sp. NIES-970. Encoded proteins:
- the radC gene encoding DNA repair protein RadC, coding for MSYSPRIQDIPASERPRERLVTMGAKYLSNAELIAILISTGDRHQNLSAVGLAQKILQTFSEGKRDPFDGLRNTTPQELIRIPGVGTAKAAQILAGIELGKRIFQAKPSEKIIVDTPEAAAIALSNDLMWQEQERFAVLCLDVKNKLIATRIVTIGLATETLAHPREIFREVIKHGATRLIIAHNHPSGNVDPSQEDRDLTGRLLQSAQILGIPLLDHIILGRDNFSSMRRSTDLWEIYPQPD
- the ppnK_1 gene encoding ATP-NAD kinase, putative, with amino-acid sequence MPKAGIIYNDIKPIACQVAQELTKTLRNNGWDVFTATGFGGLLGYAECPPPCETGHQRPVCHTKIEQLVPPNFDENMMFAVVLGGDGTVLSAARQVAPKGIPLLTVNTGHLGFLTEMYLQHLDEAIAQLLAGEYEIEDRSMITVQLFRDEELLWEALSLNEMVLHREPLAGMCHFEIQIGRHVPVDIAADGIIISTPTGSTAYSLSAGGPVVTPDVPVFQLAPICPHSLASRALVFSDREPVNIFPATSHRLVLVVDGNGGAYVLPEDRVHLERSPYNARFVRLQRPEFFRILREKLGWGLPHVAKPTSRKLP
- a CDS encoding hypothetical protein (conserved hypothetical protein), whose translation is MSLSARFLFALGGVVLVGCAPITADNPEVTTTGPTDTPTAIVADEPSDPDFQGQILPITATAQVVGRDQTFALEVAKTPEQQALGLMFREFLPDDRGMLFEFNPPRPVSFWMKNCLINLDMIFLRDGVIQAIAHDVPPCETEPCPSYGPPRNVNIDQVIEIRGGLAAEIGLSEGDQITVTHQEN
- a CDS encoding two-component response regulator; this encodes MPQSQYTADGLAYVLLVGTEPGLTQRVTLDLADRGYQTVAVETLEQAHQRFQQLTPAMVIVDYPMLGQRGVELCRALRKTQFVQPILFLVTQDSVEERVVCLEAGADDYLLQPYQQDSFLRLLDIYLEPQTGQREQLFFGDLILDLNTRQVWRSPNQGSETPRPIELTVKEFELLKYLMSHPQQVLTREQILENVWGNEFQGESNVIEVYIRYLRLKIEVKGQKRLIQTVRGVGYVLKKDT